From the unidentified bacterial endosymbiont genome, one window contains:
- a CDS encoding ornithine decarboxylase yields the protein MKTMKIAVSRELVSVVSTHREKVTLDNTDFTDVAAVVITVAESRSGILALLKRTGFQLPVFMFTHETEDMPEGVISIMAGKAQEFLELESAACRYEENLLPPFFDTLSQYVAMGNSTFACPGHQHGAFFKKHPAGRQFYEFFGENVFRADMCNADVKLGDLLIHEGSAKHAQKFAAKVFNADKTYFVLNGTSAANKVVTNALLTRGELVLFDRNNHKSNHHGALIQAGATPVYLEAARNPFGFIGGIDEHCFDDAWLRNQVREIAPEKADAARPFRLAIIQLGTYDGTIYNARQVIDKIGHLCDYILFDSAWVGYEQFIPMMAGTSPLLLELNENDPGIFVTQSVHKQLAGFSQTSQIHKKDNHLRGQARFCPHKRLNNAFMLHASTSPFYPLFAALDVNARIHEGESGRRLWAECVELGIEARKAIIANCHMIKPFIPPVVAGRPWQDHATHTIASELRFFSFEPGAKWHGFEGYAREQYFVDPCKLLLTTPGIDAQTGHYTEFGIPATILANYLRENGIVPEKCDLNSILFLLTPAESSEKLAQLVAMLGQFEQHIEDDTPLADVLPTIYQKYPVRYRDYTLRQLCQEMHDLYVSFNVKDLQKAMFRQQSLPEVMMNPQDANQEYIRGNVELVRIRDAAGRIAAEGALPYPPGVLCVVPGEVWGGAVQRYFLALEEGINMLPGFSPELQGVYSEKDADGIKRLYGYVLK from the coding sequence ATGAAAACCATGAAAATTGCCGTCAGCCGCGAGCTGGTGTCCGTTGTATCTACGCATCGGGAAAAGGTGACGCTGGATAACACTGATTTTACCGATGTGGCGGCAGTCGTCATTACAGTCGCTGAAAGTCGCAGCGGTATTCTTGCATTGCTCAAACGCACGGGCTTTCAGCTTCCGGTGTTTATGTTCACGCATGAAACTGAAGATATGCCTGAAGGGGTCATCTCCATTATGGCGGGTAAAGCGCAGGAATTTCTGGAACTGGAGTCTGCCGCCTGTCGTTATGAAGAGAACCTGCTGCCGCCATTTTTTGACACGCTGAGCCAGTATGTGGCGATGGGGAACAGCACCTTTGCCTGCCCCGGCCATCAGCACGGCGCGTTTTTCAAAAAACATCCTGCGGGACGGCAGTTCTATGAGTTCTTCGGTGAGAATGTGTTTCGTGCCGATATGTGCAACGCTGATGTGAAGCTCGGGGATTTATTGATCCACGAAGGTTCAGCCAAGCATGCACAAAAGTTCGCTGCAAAGGTTTTCAACGCCGACAAAACGTATTTCGTGCTCAACGGTACGTCTGCCGCCAATAAGGTGGTAACCAACGCGCTGCTGACCCGTGGCGAGCTGGTGCTGTTCGATCGTAACAACCATAAGTCTAACCATCACGGTGCGCTGATCCAGGCTGGCGCCACGCCCGTTTATCTTGAGGCGGCGCGTAACCCGTTCGGTTTTATTGGCGGCATTGACGAGCACTGCTTTGATGACGCCTGGCTGCGAAACCAGGTCCGCGAAATTGCGCCGGAAAAAGCCGATGCGGCACGCCCGTTCCGTCTGGCGATCATCCAGCTTGGCACGTACGATGGTACGATCTACAACGCCCGTCAGGTGATCGACAAGATCGGCCATCTGTGTGACTATATTCTGTTTGACTCTGCATGGGTGGGTTACGAGCAATTTATTCCGATGATGGCGGGGACGTCGCCTCTGTTGCTGGAACTAAATGAGAACGATCCGGGAATTTTCGTGACCCAATCAGTGCATAAACAACTGGCCGGGTTCTCGCAAACCTCGCAGATCCATAAAAAGGATAACCATCTTCGTGGGCAGGCACGCTTCTGCCCGCATAAGCGTCTCAACAATGCCTTTATGCTGCACGCTTCAACCAGTCCGTTTTATCCGCTTTTTGCGGCGCTTGATGTCAACGCCAGGATCCACGAAGGCGAGAGCGGGCGCAGGCTGTGGGCGGAGTGCGTCGAGCTGGGCATTGAGGCGCGCAAAGCCATTATTGCCAACTGTCATATGATCAAACCCTTTATTCCCCCGGTGGTGGCGGGGCGGCCGTGGCAGGACCATGCGACTCACACCATCGCCAGCGAGCTTCGCTTTTTTAGTTTTGAGCCGGGTGCAAAATGGCACGGGTTTGAAGGGTATGCCCGCGAGCAATATTTTGTCGACCCGTGCAAACTGCTACTGACCACGCCGGGTATTGATGCCCAAACCGGGCACTATACGGAGTTCGGCATTCCGGCGACCATTCTTGCCAACTACCTGCGCGAAAACGGTATTGTGCCGGAGAAGTGCGATCTCAACTCGATCCTGTTCCTGCTCACACCTGCCGAAAGCAGCGAGAAGCTGGCGCAACTGGTGGCTATGCTTGGCCAGTTTGAGCAGCATATTGAAGACGATACGCCGCTTGCGGACGTGCTGCCGACTATTTATCAAAAATATCCGGTGCGTTATCGCGATTACACCCTTCGTCAGCTGTGCCAGGAGATGCACGACCTCTACGTCAGCTTCAATGTTAAAGACCTGCAGAAGGCGATGTTCCGCCAGCAGAGTCTGCCAGAGGTGATGATGAACCCGCAGGATGCCAACCAGGAATATATTCGCGGGAACGTTGAGCTGGTGCGTATTCGTGATGCCGCAGGGCGCATCGCTGCTGAAGGCGCGCTGCCTTACCCGCCAGGCGTGCTGTGCGTGGTGCCAGGTGAGGTCTGGGGCGGGGCGGTGCAGCGCTACTTTCTGGCGCTGGAGGAGGGCATCAACATGCTTCCGGGCTTCTCGCCGGAACTGCAGGGCGTTTACAGCGAGAAAGATGCGGACGGGATTAAGCGGCTGTACGGGTATGTTTTGAAATAA